The Medicago truncatula cultivar Jemalong A17 chromosome 4, MtrunA17r5.0-ANR, whole genome shotgun sequence genome includes a region encoding these proteins:
- the LOC112418482 gene encoding glycerol-3-phosphate dehydrogenase [NAD(+)] GPDHC1, cytosolic: MNHHGYSNGSLQSVNGNFEEKLDELRNLMGKVDDDPLRIVCVGGGAWGSVFTAMLQDAYGSFRDKVLIRIWRRPGRAVDRATATHLFEVINSREDVLRRLIRRCAYLKYVEGRLGDRVLHADEILKDGFCLNMVDTPVCPLKVVTNLQEAVWDADIVINGLPSTETREVFEEISKYWKERITVPVIISLAKGVEAELVPEPRIITPTLMISRATGVPIENILYLGGPNIASEIYNKEYANARICGAEKWRKPLAKFLRQAHFIVWDNVDLVTHEVMGGLKNVYAIGAGMVAALTNESATSKSVYFAHCTSEMIFITHLLAEEPEKLAGPLLADTYVTLLKGRNAWYGQKLAKGELSLEMGDSIKGKGMIQGVSAVKAFYELLSQSSLNVLDPEEKKHVAPVELCPILKMLYKILILREYPVQAILQALRDETMNDPRDRIKIAQSHVFYRPSLLGQQP; the protein is encoded by the exons ATGAACCATCATGGATACTCAAATGGTTCTCTTCAAAGTGTAAATGGTAATTTTGAAGAGAAGCTTGATGAGCTTAGAAACCTAATGGGGAAAGTTGATGATGATCCATTGAGAATAGTTTGTGTTGGAGGTGGTGCTTGGGGTAGTGTGTTTACAGCTATGTTACAAGATGCTTATGGTAGTTTTAGAGATAAGGTTTTGATTAGGATATGGAGAAGACCAGGAAGAGCGGTTGATAGAGCCACGGCTACGCATTTGTTTGAAGTGATCAATTCGAGGGAGGATGTGTTGAGGAGGTTGATTAGGCGGTGTGCGTATTTGAAATATGTCGAGGGAAGATTAGGTGATAGGGTTCTTCATGCAGATGAGATTTTGAAAGATGGGTTTTGTTTGAATATGGTTGATACACCTGTTTGCCCTTTGAAGGTTGTGACGAACTTACAGGAAGCTGTATGGGATGCTGACATTGTGATTAACGGCTTGCCATCGACAGAAACCCGTGAGGTGTTTGAAGAAATTAGTAAGTATTGGAAAGAGAGAATCACAGTTCCTGTCATTATTTCTTTGGCTAAGGGTGTGGAGGCTGAATTGGTTCCTGAGCCGCGGATCATAACACCTACGCTAATGATCAGTCGAGCAA CTGGAGTCCCCATTGAAAATATTCTCTATCTTGGAGGTCCTAACATTGCCTCTGAGATTTACAACAAAGAATATGCAAATGCTCGAATATGTGGAGCAGAAAAATGGAGGAAACCATTGGCAAAGTTTTTGAGGCAGGCACACTTTATAGTGTGGGACAATGTTGATCTTGTTACTCATGAAGTTATGGGTGGATTAAAGAATGTATATGCTATTGGAGCAG GGATGGTAGCTGCTTTAACGAACGAAAGTGCCACCAGCAAATCAGTCTACTTTGCTCACTGCACATCAGAGATgatttttatcactcatctaTTGGCAGAAGAACCAGAGAAACTTGCAGGCCCTCTCTTGGCTGATACTTATGTAACCTTGTTGAAAGGTCGTAATGCATGGTATGGACAAAAATTGGCCAAAGGGGAATTGAGCCTTGAAATGGGTGACAGCATCAAGGGCAAGGGGATGATTCAG GGAGTCTCTGCTGTTAAAGCATTCTATGAGCTACTAAGTCAGTCCAGCTTAAATGTCTTAGATCCTGAAGAAAAAAAGCATGTCGCCCCTGTCGAGCTTTGTCCCATCTTGAAGATGTTATATAAGATACTAATACTAAG GGAATATCCAGTACAGGCTATACTTCAAGCATTACGAGATGAGACCATGAACGATCCTCGAGACCGTATTAAGATTGCACAGAGCCATGTGTTTTACCGGCCATCTCTTCTTGGTCAGCAGCCTTAG
- the LOC112418480 gene encoding uncharacterized protein: MNDKIPVDEKLKERGHVIPFICSLCMTAEESSFHLFFECSYAVHLWCWLASILNQSLHFLALEEIWSLSARGWSPQFTLAITSTVINILSAIWNARNTYRFKNRKIHWESVISQIIVNVSLSASNSKLSASSGIREFSILKAFNVSIHPLKLLIVKEVISSPPISGWIKGNCDGAFAAGKAACGAIFRNSKGQFMGCFAEGLNNGNSFCA; this comes from the coding sequence ATGAATGATAAGATCCCTGTGGATGAGAAGTTAAAAGAAAGAGGTCATGTTATCCCATTCATTTGTAGTCTTTGTATGACTGCTGAAGAGTCCTCTTTTCACTTATTTTTTGAATGCTCCTATGCAGTTCATCTTTGGTGTTGGTTGGCTTCTATTCTCAACCAATCCCTTCATTTCTTAGCTTTAGAGGAAATTTGGAGTTTGAGTGCGAGAGGTTGGTCACCTCAATTCACATTAGCTATCACTTCTACAGTTATTAATATTCTCTCTGCTATTTGGAATGCTAGAAATACTTATAGATTCAAAAACAGGAAGATTCATTGGGAAAGTGTCATATCTCAAATCATTGTTAATGTTTCTTTGTCTGCAAGTAATTCTAAGTTGTCAGCTAGTTCTGGCATTAGAGAATTCTCTATCCTAAAGGCTTTTAATGTTTCAATTCACCCTCTAAAGTTGCTTATAGTGAAGGAAGTCATCTCGAGTCCCCCAATTTCAGGATGGATTAAAGGTAACTGTGATGGAGCATTTGCTGCAGGGAAGGCTGCATGTGGAGCAATTTTTAGAAACTCTAAGGGTCAATTCATGGGATGCTTTGCAGAAGGTCTGAACAATGGTAACTCTTTCTGTGCTTAG